In the Borrelia turicatae 91E135 genome, one interval contains:
- the fusA gene encoding elongation factor G produces MEIRNIGIMAHIDAGKTTTTERIIYYTGRTHKIGDVDSGNTITDWMSQEQDRGITISSAAITCYWKNHQINIIDTPGHVDFTAEVERSLRVLDGGIVVFSAVDGIQAQTETVWKQASKYSIPRLAYVNKMDRVGANFFKVVEDIKNKFGIVPIVLQIPIGSENNFEGVIDIIRNKELHFELRDGKPIVLESVVREEFIENVKIFRENLIDSISNFSDKITKLFLENSVIDDSIIIEEIRRCTISGFIIPVLMGTSLKNIGIEPLIDAVVDYLPSPFEKKISAYSLKTDRSVSIDPKNEKKLSALVFKVQYFSTIAAHLYFIRVYSGVLNSSKRIVNIAKNKREKFTRIFRVFSNKNEQIDEVKAGDIGAVIGLKYSITGDTLVEENNEVVLEPLVFPEPVVLISIEPEKASDDVRLKEVLEVIAKEDPTFSYKESKETGQLLVSGMGELHLEIIIMRIRDDFKLNVYTGKPQVSYRESLSSTVNDVFEFVNMFAGKELNLKIGMIVSPLVRGEGNKIEFECDVEPLFKAAILRGITSSFSSGIIGYPIIDAGIKITSLDYDKSKVNESVIESIAGLAFNEFFKRANPIKLEPVMMLEIRTPIEYTGEVISTLNFIGGMIHSISNIENYEIIKAEAAFEKLFGYTSILRSATKGRGVFTMEFSYFKEKM; encoded by the coding sequence ATGGAAATTAGAAATATTGGGATTATGGCACATATTGATGCTGGCAAAACTACTACTACAGAAAGAATTATATATTATACTGGTAGAACTCATAAGATAGGAGATGTTGATTCTGGCAATACTATTACTGATTGGATGTCACAAGAACAAGATAGGGGTATTACAATTAGCTCTGCTGCTATTACTTGCTATTGGAAGAATCATCAGATCAATATTATTGATACTCCTGGGCATGTGGATTTTACAGCTGAGGTTGAAAGATCTCTTCGTGTTCTTGATGGAGGGATTGTTGTTTTTAGTGCTGTCGATGGAATTCAGGCACAAACCGAAACGGTTTGGAAACAGGCATCAAAGTATAGTATTCCAAGACTTGCTTACGTTAACAAGATGGATCGTGTAGGAGCGAATTTTTTTAAAGTAGTTGAAGACATAAAAAATAAATTTGGTATAGTTCCGATAGTTTTACAAATTCCAATTGGGAGTGAGAATAACTTTGAAGGAGTCATAGATATTATTCGCAATAAAGAATTGCATTTTGAACTTAGGGATGGCAAACCTATTGTGCTTGAGAGTGTAGTTCGTGAAGAATTTATTGAAAATGTTAAAATTTTTAGGGAAAATTTAATAGATTCTATTAGTAATTTTAGTGATAAAATTACTAAACTTTTTCTTGAAAATTCTGTTATTGATGATTCTATCATAATTGAAGAGATTAGAAGATGTACTATTAGTGGTTTTATTATTCCTGTTTTGATGGGAACTAGTCTTAAAAATATTGGTATAGAGCCTTTAATAGATGCAGTTGTGGATTATCTCCCAAGTCCTTTTGAAAAAAAAATCAGTGCTTATTCTTTAAAAACGGATAGGAGTGTATCCATTGATCCTAAAAATGAAAAAAAGTTATCTGCACTTGTGTTTAAGGTTCAATATTTTAGTACAATTGCAGCGCATCTTTATTTTATTAGGGTATATTCAGGAGTACTGAATTCGTCTAAAAGGATTGTTAATATTGCTAAAAATAAACGTGAAAAATTTACAAGGATTTTTCGGGTTTTTTCAAATAAAAATGAGCAAATTGATGAAGTCAAAGCAGGAGATATTGGGGCAGTTATTGGACTTAAATATTCTATAACGGGAGATACTCTTGTTGAGGAAAATAATGAGGTTGTGCTTGAGCCTTTAGTATTTCCAGAGCCAGTTGTCTTAATATCTATTGAGCCAGAGAAAGCATCCGATGATGTTAGGCTTAAAGAAGTTCTTGAAGTTATTGCTAAAGAAGACCCTACTTTTAGTTATAAAGAAAGTAAAGAAACGGGACAATTATTGGTGTCTGGAATGGGTGAATTGCATCTTGAGATTATTATTATGAGAATTAGAGATGATTTTAAGCTTAATGTTTATACAGGTAAACCCCAAGTAAGCTATAGGGAGAGTTTAAGTTCGACAGTTAATGATGTATTTGAGTTTGTTAATATGTTTGCAGGTAAGGAACTGAATTTAAAAATTGGGATGATTGTTAGTCCTTTGGTGAGAGGTGAAGGAAATAAAATAGAATTTGAGTGCGATGTTGAGCCTTTGTTTAAGGCTGCGATATTAAGGGGTATAACTTCTTCCTTTTCAAGTGGCATTATTGGATATCCGATTATTGATGCGGGAATTAAGATTACTTCATTGGATTATGATAAGTCCAAGGTTAATGAATCTGTCATTGAATCAATAGCGGGTCTTGCTTTTAATGAATTTTTTAAAAGGGCAAATCCTATTAAGCTTGAGCCAGTAATGATGTTAGAAATTAGAACTCCTATTGAGTATACTGGAGAGGTTATTTCTACATTGAATTTTATTGGTGGAATGATTCATTCTATTAGTAATATTGAGAACTATGAGATAATCAAAGCCGAAGCGGCTTTTGAAAAACTTTTTGGGTATACGTCTATTTTAAGAAGTGCTACTAAAGGTAGAGGGGTTTTTACCATGGAGTTTTCATACTTTAAAGAAAAAATGTGA
- a CDS encoding host adaptation transcriptional regulator BadR, protein MQGENMVSIRGGNRKKILLSLKNMQYSRTDLARKLSLTNAAVTILTNHMIKENILVEVGSKESGIKKHGRKEILLDINKDFAYSMGVIISSNYFQIGIANLKCEVLISETYSFEPPVSAYEILEKIKDHMIEIIWKHNFSRDKFIGLGFSITGIIKDKESGIVNDSHGAWIEKDVPVKAILEEYFSLTVYLESYVKNLSLAEFMGKNVDNIMFFDYTDTAELSIWSGGNVYAGFNNKSGMVSHMVIDYGGEKNCPTCGNKGCVNMLISNFALQRLISKEFMNGEIPELYDKYESRLKKVTIYDIFALHDKYEFIHRIMEDTVKYLAIVIINIQRVLDFNYLVLYGQSFKLKSFFDLLKKEIKRLNKESIILKLSSLDTEVSVVGPASSVIFNKFYLTGGDID, encoded by the coding sequence ATGCAGGGTGAGAACATGGTTTCAATTAGAGGTGGTAATAGAAAAAAGATACTCCTTAGTTTAAAGAATATGCAATACTCAAGGACAGATTTGGCACGTAAATTATCATTGACAAATGCGGCTGTGACGATTCTTACTAATCATATGATCAAGGAGAATATTTTAGTTGAAGTTGGTTCAAAGGAATCAGGCATTAAAAAGCATGGACGAAAAGAAATACTTCTTGATATCAATAAAGATTTTGCATATTCGATGGGAGTAATTATTTCAAGTAATTATTTTCAAATAGGAATTGCAAACCTTAAATGTGAGGTTTTAATAAGTGAGACTTATTCTTTTGAACCACCAGTTAGCGCTTATGAGATCTTGGAAAAAATTAAAGATCATATGATTGAGATTATCTGGAAACATAATTTTTCAAGGGATAAATTTATTGGGTTGGGATTTAGTATTACTGGTATAATTAAGGATAAGGAATCTGGAATTGTTAATGATAGTCATGGTGCATGGATTGAGAAAGATGTTCCTGTTAAGGCTATATTAGAAGAGTATTTTTCACTTACAGTGTATCTTGAGAGTTATGTTAAAAATCTTTCTCTTGCTGAGTTTATGGGTAAGAATGTAGATAACATCATGTTTTTCGATTATACAGATACCGCTGAGCTTTCTATTTGGTCTGGTGGTAATGTTTATGCTGGATTTAATAATAAATCTGGTATGGTTAGTCATATGGTAATTGATTATGGAGGAGAGAAAAATTGTCCTACATGTGGAAATAAGGGGTGTGTTAATATGTTGATATCTAATTTTGCACTTCAGCGTTTGATTTCAAAAGAGTTTATGAATGGAGAGATTCCTGAGCTTTATGACAAGTATGAGAGTAGGCTTAAAAAAGTTACGATATATGACATTTTTGCTCTTCATGATAAATATGAGTTTATACATAGAATAATGGAAGATACGGTAAAATACTTGGCAATAGTTATTATTAATATTCAAAGGGTTCTTGATTTTAATTATTTAGTGCTTTATGGGCAAAGTTTTAAACTTAAGAGTTTTTTTGATTTGTTAAAAAAAGAAATAAAAAGGTTGAATAAAGAGAGCATAATATTAAAGCTTAGTTCTCTAGATACTGAAGTATCTGTTGTTGGACCTGCTTCTAGTGTTATATTCAATAAATTCTATTTGACCGGGGGAGATATTGATTAA
- the ffh gene encoding signal recognition particle protein yields MFENLGTGFRDFVKYISGKSVINEKNIEAAIDTIKNALIEADVNLRVVRRFINSVVEEAKGIKVLRNIDPKSQFIKIVNDKLINFLGDKHSELVLSPVNKLSCILMLGLQGSGKTTTCAKLAMRLKSENRKVLLVAADTFRAAAVNQLKILGMQVGVSVFSLEGESDPIKVVKKSIEYAKTELFDTVIIDTRGRLEVEDLLLREIIEIKKIVAPTETILVADAMTGQSAVNIAKEFNDSVGITGVIFTKFDSDARGGAILSLKTICGAPIKFVGVGEKPEDLDVFYPDRVASRILGMGDVVSLVEKAQSVIDKEEALRLEEKFKKANFNFEDYLNQFKYMRNMGGISSLMGMLPGVSLEMLNRGVDERELKREEAIILSMTKKERLNPVILNSPSRKKRIALGSGTTVFEVNKFMKKFSQTVLMMKKMKNKSFQNKIASLFGDKGGMIN; encoded by the coding sequence GTGTTTGAAAATTTAGGTACGGGTTTTAGAGATTTTGTAAAGTATATCTCTGGAAAATCTGTGATAAATGAGAAAAATATTGAAGCAGCCATTGACACTATTAAGAATGCCTTAATTGAAGCCGATGTTAATTTAAGAGTTGTAAGACGTTTTATAAATTCTGTAGTCGAAGAGGCAAAGGGGATTAAAGTTTTAAGAAATATTGATCCTAAGTCTCAGTTTATTAAGATTGTTAATGATAAACTTATAAATTTTCTGGGCGATAAGCATTCTGAGCTTGTTTTAAGTCCCGTTAACAAATTATCATGCATTCTTATGCTTGGCCTTCAGGGTTCTGGGAAAACTACAACATGTGCAAAACTTGCTATGCGACTTAAATCAGAGAATCGGAAAGTTCTTCTTGTAGCTGCAGATACTTTTAGAGCGGCAGCGGTTAATCAGTTAAAGATTTTGGGTATGCAAGTTGGTGTTTCTGTGTTTTCTCTTGAGGGTGAGAGTGATCCTATTAAAGTTGTAAAAAAATCCATTGAATATGCTAAAACAGAGCTTTTTGATACTGTAATAATAGATACTAGAGGGCGTCTTGAAGTTGAAGATTTATTATTAAGAGAGATAATAGAGATAAAGAAGATTGTGGCCCCTACGGAGACAATATTAGTTGCAGATGCAATGACGGGTCAGAGTGCTGTAAATATTGCTAAGGAATTTAATGATAGTGTTGGTATTACGGGTGTAATTTTTACAAAATTTGATTCTGATGCTAGAGGTGGTGCCATATTATCACTTAAGACTATTTGTGGAGCACCTATTAAATTTGTTGGAGTTGGAGAAAAACCTGAGGACCTTGATGTTTTTTATCCAGATAGAGTTGCTTCACGAATTCTTGGTATGGGAGATGTTGTTAGTCTTGTTGAAAAGGCTCAGAGTGTTATAGATAAAGAAGAGGCCTTAAGACTTGAGGAAAAATTTAAGAAAGCCAACTTTAATTTTGAGGATTATTTAAATCAGTTTAAATATATGCGTAATATGGGTGGAATTTCTAGTTTGATGGGGATGCTTCCGGGTGTTTCATTAGAAATGTTAAATCGTGGTGTTGATGAAAGAGAACTTAAAAGAGAAGAGGCAATTATTCTGTCTATGACTAAAAAAGAGAGATTAAATCCTGTCATTTTAAATAGTCCTTCAAGAAAGAAAAGAATAGCTTTGGGAAGTGGAACAACGGTTTTTGAGGTAAACAAGTTTATGAAAAAATTTAGTCAGACTGTTTTGATGATGAAAAAAATGAAAAATAAGAGTTTTCAAAATAAGATAGCATCTCTTTTTGGAGATAAAGGAGGAATGATAAATTGA
- a CDS encoding CAP domain-containing protein, with translation MQKKFISIILIFTSQFILLGINEDLEFLYSSIHQLRNDLHLEKLEIDKTLEIVAKEYAINLNENKVLTHTLFGTTPMQRVKKYDKYFCRIREILAAGMDVQDVTGAWLKSKKHKEALLNKDTSKMGGYVLRTKDKKNIFVVLFGEKF, from the coding sequence ATGCAAAAGAAATTTATTTCTATTATTTTAATTTTTACAAGTCAATTTATACTCTTAGGTATAAATGAAGACTTAGAATTTCTTTATTCATCAATTCACCAATTAAGAAATGATCTACACTTAGAAAAGCTAGAAATAGATAAAACTCTTGAGATAGTGGCAAAAGAATATGCAATAAATCTTAATGAAAATAAAGTATTAACTCATACACTCTTTGGCACAACTCCCATGCAAAGAGTCAAAAAATATGATAAATACTTTTGTAGGATAAGAGAAATTTTAGCAGCAGGGATGGATGTCCAAGATGTAACTGGCGCCTGGCTTAAAAGCAAAAAACACAAAGAAGCTCTTTTAAATAAAGACACAAGTAAAATGGGAGGATATGTACTACGAACAAAAGATAAAAAAAACATATTTGTAGTTCTTTTCGGAGAAAAATTCTGA
- the mvk gene encoding mevalonate kinase, whose amino-acid sequence MFVIKKPSKILFLGEHSAVYGFPVIGTTIPLYMYLVYIFSDSWKYLGVPSLKIDEVIHFINKRFNKVRPVEFLIFSQIPVGLGFGSSASLSLCFAEYIVSHDEYRTYDKILLAREIENIFHGRSSGMDVLLVELDGTFYLERKNGSFSYRRIAFCNFYFLIGAVRRECTTNKIVSDLNYRISLDNSQFEIIEKLGCIVKNSYIAFNKRDILLLANNMNVANNYLNSLGLSSCTLDYVIEKGRQFEALSGKLSGAGRGGAFILLFQDENDASLCLEKLSKDLDKNNINLIFPLKIFKC is encoded by the coding sequence ATGTTTGTAATAAAAAAGCCTTCTAAAATACTATTTTTAGGAGAACATAGTGCTGTATATGGTTTTCCAGTGATTGGTACTACGATACCCCTTTATATGTACTTGGTTTATATATTTTCTGATTCTTGGAAATATTTGGGAGTTCCTTCTTTAAAAATAGATGAAGTAATACATTTTATTAATAAGAGGTTTAATAAAGTTCGACCCGTTGAATTTTTAATATTTTCCCAGATTCCAGTTGGATTGGGATTTGGTTCCTCTGCAAGTCTTAGTTTATGTTTTGCTGAATATATTGTAAGTCATGATGAATATCGTACTTACGATAAAATTTTGTTGGCAAGGGAAATTGAAAATATTTTTCATGGAAGATCTTCTGGGATGGATGTTTTGCTTGTTGAGTTAGATGGAACTTTTTATTTAGAGAGAAAAAATGGGTCTTTCAGTTATCGAAGAATAGCATTTTGTAATTTTTATTTTTTGATTGGAGCAGTCAGAAGGGAATGTACAACAAATAAAATCGTATCAGATTTGAATTACAGAATTTCTCTTGATAATAGTCAATTTGAAATTATTGAAAAACTTGGTTGTATTGTTAAGAATTCTTATATTGCTTTTAATAAACGCGATATTCTTTTATTGGCGAATAATATGAATGTTGCGAATAATTATTTAAATTCTTTGGGTTTATCTTCATGTACGCTTGATTATGTAATAGAAAAAGGTAGACAATTTGAGGCTCTTTCTGGCAAATTGAGTGGTGCTGGTAGGGGTGGGGCTTTTATTTTGCTTTTCCAGGATGAAAATGATGCTAGCTTGTGCTTGGAGAAATTAAGTAAAGATTTAGATAAAAATAATATCAACTTGATTTTTCCACTTAAAATATTTAAGTGTTAA
- a CDS encoding Dps family protein encodes MANHLNYLKTDDLDKINLKLQELLAGLHVFYANLRGIHWNIKDVNFFVIHKKTEKLYDYVAEVIDILAERARALGYDSEFRCSEFIKKSFINEISLDITSSLEPSISSIVCNLNDILKNMSKTRCFVDGTSDYGTANILDDIIVSFEKYLWMYRSLLSDCECPCHKKGCCSEKH; translated from the coding sequence ATGGCAAATCATTTAAATTATTTGAAGACGGATGATTTAGATAAAATAAATTTAAAACTTCAAGAATTGTTAGCAGGACTTCATGTTTTTTATGCTAATTTGAGAGGTATTCATTGGAACATAAAAGATGTTAATTTTTTTGTAATTCATAAAAAAACCGAAAAACTTTATGATTATGTTGCAGAGGTTATCGATATTCTAGCTGAGCGAGCTAGAGCGCTTGGATATGATTCTGAGTTTAGATGTTCTGAATTCATTAAAAAATCATTTATTAATGAAATTAGTTTAGATATTACTTCAAGTCTTGAACCTTCAATTAGCAGTATTGTTTGTAATCTTAATGACATTCTTAAAAATATGTCTAAGACAAGGTGTTTTGTTGATGGCACATCTGATTATGGGACGGCTAATATTTTAGATGATATTATTGTTTCTTTTGAAAAATATTTATGGATGTACAGATCTTTGTTAAGTGATTGTGAGTGTCCATGTCATAAGAAAGGGTGTTGTAGTGAAAAACATTGA
- a CDS encoding phosphomevalonate kinase, producing the protein MDIISFSVPGNLLLMGEYFILEEDGFGLAVAIKERAYFSFKRSDTWRFFAKKTKIDDFTLIENNDDFVFRMFRYLKQKYFVNLEDFSFDVYIDTSNFFLNSGVKKGFGSSAVVAVGIVCGIFLILNNDNYFVKDKIFMYCLEAYRYAQGGMGSGYDIATSLFGGVVKFKGGDLPTYDRLENICFNNFYLMRGPSPVKTTSSIIRYYEYKDSLMSFIKDVNIVMKKIILNISNSSDCLLSSLKLAKNIGLDIGEKIGISANLPLNLAYLENECTLIKALGAGNETFLVYEPNFEVFEQFNIEPIDLDLDGVKFQ; encoded by the coding sequence ATGGATATAATTAGTTTTTCAGTGCCTGGTAATTTACTTTTAATGGGTGAATATTTTATTTTGGAAGAAGATGGTTTTGGACTTGCAGTTGCAATAAAAGAAAGGGCTTATTTTTCTTTTAAACGAAGTGATACTTGGCGTTTTTTTGCTAAAAAAACCAAAATTGATGATTTTACTTTAATAGAAAATAATGATGATTTTGTTTTTAGGATGTTTAGGTATTTAAAACAGAAATATTTTGTTAATTTAGAAGATTTTTCCTTTGATGTTTATATTGATACAAGTAATTTTTTTTTAAATAGTGGTGTAAAAAAAGGATTTGGTTCGAGTGCTGTTGTTGCTGTTGGGATTGTATGTGGAATTTTTTTGATTTTGAATAATGATAATTATTTTGTTAAAGATAAAATTTTTATGTATTGTCTAGAAGCTTATAGGTATGCTCAAGGAGGTATGGGTAGTGGATATGATATTGCTACTAGTCTTTTTGGTGGAGTTGTTAAGTTTAAGGGCGGGGATCTTCCTACGTATGATCGTTTAGAGAATATATGTTTTAATAATTTTTATTTAATGCGAGGTCCTAGTCCAGTTAAGACTACTAGCTCGATTATTAGATATTATGAATATAAGGATTCTTTAATGAGTTTTATAAAAGATGTTAATATTGTGATGAAAAAAATTATTCTTAATATTAGCAATTCGTCTGATTGTTTATTGTCTAGTTTGAAATTGGCAAAAAATATAGGATTAGACATTGGGGAGAAGATAGGCATTTCTGCTAATTTGCCTTTAAATCTTGCTTATCTTGAAAATGAATGTACTTTAATTAAGGCTTTGGGTGCTGGAAATGAAACTTTTTTAGTCTATGAGCCAAATTTTGAAGTTTTTGAACAATTTAATATTGAACCAATAGATCTAGATTTAGATGGTGTTAAATTTCAGTAA
- a CDS encoding KH domain-containing protein, with amino-acid sequence MKEYGNEIELIEFVVKSLVDKRDEVKLNVVEGEKSTILELRVSANDVGKIIGRRGRIARAIRTLLSACAAKTNRRVQLEILD; translated from the coding sequence ATGAAAGAGTACGGTAATGAAATTGAGCTTATAGAATTTGTAGTCAAATCTCTTGTAGATAAGAGAGATGAGGTTAAGTTAAATGTGGTTGAAGGTGAGAAATCAACTATTTTAGAATTAAGAGTTTCTGCAAATGATGTTGGAAAAATAATTGGAAGGAGAGGACGCATTGCAAGGGCTATTAGGACACTTCTTAGTGCTTGTGCTGCAAAAACAAATAGGAGAGTTCAACTAGAAATTTTGGACTAA
- the rpsP gene encoding 30S ribosomal protein S16 produces MSVRIRLKRMGAKKRPYYRIVVMDSASPRDGRAIEELGYYHPVEKQNQVKINENKFRDWIGKGAIPSDTVKKILNKNNFKVES; encoded by the coding sequence TTGAGTGTTAGGATAAGATTAAAGAGGATGGGGGCAAAAAAGAGGCCTTATTATCGAATTGTAGTCATGGATTCTGCTTCGCCTAGAGATGGACGAGCCATTGAAGAGCTTGGGTATTATCATCCTGTTGAAAAGCAAAATCAAGTCAAAATTAATGAGAATAAGTTTAGAGATTGGATAGGCAAAGGAGCTATTCCAAGTGATACTGTTAAAAAAATTTTGAATAAAAATAATTTTAAAGTTGAGAGTTAG
- the rimM gene encoding ribosome maturation factor RimM (Essential for efficient processing of 16S rRNA) — protein sequence MFVKGIILSSYGINGYAKVKSISNGFDDFFDLKGNKLVLKKKCCSSIEVKVEDVSLMNHSLLLKFEEFNTPELIKDLIGFELWVNDEFASKLEEGEYYFGELIGYKLVNNGKELGVVVSFFECVASILLEVKVGSKLFFVPFLNIYLGDIDRELKTIELKVLDLLK from the coding sequence ATGTTTGTAAAAGGCATAATATTGTCATCTTATGGAATTAATGGATATGCTAAAGTTAAGAGCATATCCAATGGTTTTGATGATTTTTTTGATTTAAAGGGTAATAAATTAGTTTTAAAAAAGAAATGTTGCTCTTCAATTGAAGTAAAAGTTGAAGACGTATCTTTAATGAATCATTCGTTGTTATTGAAATTTGAAGAATTTAATACTCCTGAGCTTATCAAGGATTTAATCGGTTTCGAGTTATGGGTAAATGATGAATTTGCATCTAAATTGGAAGAGGGTGAGTATTACTTTGGCGAGCTTATTGGTTATAAGCTTGTTAATAATGGAAAAGAATTGGGAGTTGTTGTATCTTTTTTTGAGTGTGTTGCGTCAATTCTTCTTGAAGTTAAAGTTGGAAGTAAATTATTTTTTGTTCCCTTTTTAAATATTTATCTTGGAGATATTGATCGAGAATTGAAAACTATTGAGCTTAAGGTATTAGATCTCTTAAAATGA